The genome window TGGAAGGCATATATTGATGCAGTAAGATATTTTGGATTTGATGGCTGGCTTGAAAGTGTGCCGAATGTTTTTGAGGATGAACCAGTTTCTGAATATAAAAAAGAAAATGTTATTGTATTTAAATCAGATGAAAAGATTATCACCAGAGAATACATGGAGAAAGAGAAACGCAAAAAGGAATGGTCAGAATTTGTTACTGTCTATTATAAAGATAATCCTCCTGTAAGCTTGAAAGCGTCTAAAATAGGCATGGCATCTATTCCCCGTAAATTCTACCCAATTGAAGGGATAAAACCTCAAAAAAAGGATTTAAAGATATTGAAAGAAGTTAAAGAATATATGGGAGAAGACGGAGTAGTCGGGATATTTATTGCGCCTCCATTTTTAGACCAGCCTAATAGAAAACGCTATTCAGTTTATGATTATTATGACCGATATAATGAAGTTAAAGAGTGGAGTTTGAGAAAAGAAGAGGAAGCAATAAAACGATTAAAGAAGATTCTTTCTGCTCCTATAAAACCAGATTTTATTTTAACTGGCGGTTCAGGATGTTTAATTAATCATACACCAGCTATTTT of bacterium contains these proteins:
- a CDS encoding uroporphyrinogen decarboxylase family protein produces the protein MTSKERMLIAMKNGKPDMVPVAPDISNMIPCKLTGKPFWDIYLYNNPPRWKAYIDAVRYFGFDGWLESVPNVFEDEPVSEYKKENVIVFKSDEKIITREYMEKEKRKKEWSEFVTVYYKDNPPVSLKASKIGMASIPRKFYPIEGIKPQKKDLKILKEVKEYMGEDGVVGIFIAPPFLDQPNRKRYSVYDYYDRYNEVKEWSLRKEEEAIKRLKKILSAPIKPDFILTGGSGCLINHTPAILGDVMLPCLQKITKMCKDAGIPSQIHCCGPEKEMVKICAQKTDLSSINPLETPPMGDCNLREIKQEYGKKLSLMGNLHTTDIMLKGTPEVVEKASKKAIDDGGEGGGFILSTGDQCGRDTPEENIFKMIEVARNYGKY